A region from the Manihot esculenta cultivar AM560-2 chromosome 13, M.esculenta_v8, whole genome shotgun sequence genome encodes:
- the LOC110629163 gene encoding uncharacterized protein LOC110629163 — protein sequence MANQLVVAVNQVNDYLQNPSNPYYLHPNENPSLVLVSTLLNEKNYHPWARAMKMALLSKNKYRFVDGTLPAPQIADPMRVAWQRCNTTGDIFRISDLQEEIYAFKQGDRAITEYFTELKILYDELMNFRPIPVCTCTNPCACGAVAKFTTYQKNDYAIRFLKGLNDRFTHVRSQIMLIDPLPFINKVFSLVVQQERQLDLGENVKVFVNAKASNLEGNSQRAISFNQSQNRNAFYRNPSSNAKVCTYCGKQRHTVDTCYKKHGFPPGFKFRNSSINHIAMHDAAKTNETVQSY from the exons atggCAAATCAACTTGTTGTTGCCGTGAATCAAGTCAATGATTACTTGCAGAATCCATCCAATCCATACTACCTTCATCCGAATGAGAATCCGTCTCTTGTACTCGTGTCCACTCTTCTCAATGAGAAGAACTATCATCCTTGGGCTCGTGCCATGAAAATGGCATTATTATCCAAAAATAAATACAGATTTGTTGATGGAACTCTACCAGCACCGCAGATTGCGGATCCGATGCGCGTTGCTTGGCAAAGATGCAACAcaact GGAGACATTTTCAGAATTTCAGATCTGCAGGAAGAAATATATGCATTCAAACAAGGTGATCGTGCTATCACTGAATATTTTACAGAACTCAAGATACTATATGATGAGTTAATGAATTTCAGACCTATACCTGTTTGCACATGCACTAATCCTTGTGCTTGTGGTGCTGTGGCAAAATTTACTACATATCAGAAAAATGACTATGCAATTCGCTTCCTTAAAGGACTGAATGACAGATTCACTCATGTTAGATCTCAAATCATGCTTATAGATCCTTTGCCTTTCATAAATAAAGTTTTCTCACTAGTTGTACAGCAAGAGAGACAATTGGATCTTGGTGAAAATGTGAAGGTATTTGTTAATGCAAAGGCATCAAATCTTGAAGGAAACTCTCAAAGAGCAATTAGTTTTAATCAGTCACAGAACAGAAATGCTTTCTATAGAAATCCTTCTAGCAATGCAAAGGTGTGCACCTATTGTGGAAAACAGAGGCATACTGTAGATACATGCTACAAGAAACACGGATTCCCTCCTGGTTTTAAGTTTAGAAACTCATCTATCAATCATATTGCAATGCATGATGCTGCTAAAACAAATGAAACTGTACAATCGTATTAG